AGATCTGGAAACTCGCCTCGATGGGCAACTGTTGCTACACCGAGGTCATCCGTGAGTTTGACGCCTGGCGGGTCGAGCGCTTCAACGTGCCACCGCAGTGGAACTTCTCCGGATAGCGCCGTGCTAACTTGACCGGCATGGCCAAGCCCGCAGACAACATTGCAGCCTCCGATTTCATTGCCGACGCGATCACCAAGGACAACGAGGTCGGGACCTACGCGCAGCGTGTCCAGACCCGTTTCCCGCCAGAGCCCAATGGCTACCTGCACATCGGCCATGCCAAGGCGATCACGGTGGACTTCGGCACCGCCGAGGAGTTCGGTGGACTGTGCAATGTGCGCCTGGACGACACGAACCCGGTGGCCGAGAACCCGGAGTACGTGGAATCGATCCTGGCCGATATCGCATGGCTGGGTTACCAGCCGCACACGGTGGTGCACGCCTCGGACTATTTCGAACAGCTCTACCAGTGGGCCGAGTACCTGGTGGAGCAGGGCCTTGCCTACGTCGACGACCAGGACACCGAGACGATCTCCGCCCAACGCGGCGGCTTCGGCAAGCCGGGCATCGAGAGCCCCTGCCGTGACCGCACGGTCGAGGAGAACCTTGACCTACTGCATCGCATGCGCGCCGGAGAATTCGACGACGGCGCCTGCGTGCTGCGCGCGAAGATCGACATGCAGTCCGACAACATGGTGATGCGCGATCCGGTGATGTACCGGATCCGGCATGCCACCCATCACCAGACCGGTAACGACTGGCCGATCTTCCCCACCTATGACTGGGCCCACGGGCAGTCGGATGCCATCGAGGGCGTGACACATTCCCTGTGCACCCTGGAGTTCGATTCGCACCGTCCGCTGTACAACTGGTTCCTCGAGCACCTGCCGTTGCCCGGGGACCAGCCACGCCAGATCGAGTTCGCGCGACTGGAGCTGACCTACACCGTCACCTCGAAGCGCCGACTGGCCAAGCTGGTGGCGGACGGCGTCGTTTCGGGCTGGGACGATCCGCGCATGCCCACCCTGCGTGGCCTGCGTCGCAGGGGATACCCGGCGGCCGCAGTGCGTGACTTCTGCCGCGATATCGGCACCACGCGCACGAACTCGCGCCACAACATCGAGGAGCTCGAGTCCTTCGTGCGCCGGGAGCTGAACAAGACCGCCCAGCGTCGCATGGTGGTGACGCGTCCGCTCAGGCTCGTGATCGACAACTGGCCGACCGACGAGCACGGGGCCCCCGAGGTCGACTGGTTCGACGTGACGAACAACCCCGAGAACCCGGCCGACGGGACGCGCCGGGTGCCCTTCAGCGGGGAACTGTTCATTGAACGCGACGACTTCGCCGAGGTGCCGCCACCCAAGTTCTTCCGGCTATCCATCGGGCGCGAGGTGCGCCTGCGCGGTGCCTACTTCGTCACCGCCACCTCCGTGGTCACCAATGAGGCCGGTGAGGTCACCGAGGTGCATGCCACCTATGATCCGGCGACCCGCGGCGGGGACGCCCCGGATGGCCGCAAGGTGAAGTCGACGATGCACTGGGTCAGCGCGGCCCACGCCGTCGACGTGAAGGTGGCCCTGTACAACCGGCTGTTCACCACCCCGGCCCCCGGCGAGCGGACGGGCGAACCCCTCGACGACCTGAACCCGGACTCCGTCGAATTGCTCACCGATGCCAAGGGCGAGGGCGTGATCAATGAGGTGGAGCCGGGACAGGTGGTGCAGTTCGAACGCCTCGGGTACTTCTGCGCGGACCTCGACGAGCCCCGCCTGTTCCACCGCACCGTGGGACTGCGCGACGAGTGGGCCGCCCAGCAGCGTCGTGCCGCCAAAGCAGCCAAGAATGGTTGAGCCGGCCAGGAGGGGTTGAGCCGGCGGGGCACCTGCGGGCGCGGTCAGACCCCGGAGGCCACCAGGGTGCTCACTGCCGCCAACGGCTCCACGTCACCGACCAGCTCGACCCGGGCATGGCGTCCGAACATCCACAGGGCCAGCTGCGGTGCGGAACCCCTTGCGGTGACGATCGGCAGGCCGCGCCGGGCGATGATCCGGGACGGGTGCGGGGCATCGAGGCGCTCCAGCTGCACCCCGGCGGGGGAGCCCCTCAGCAACATCGTGGCCAGCGGCGGCATCCGGTGCCACAATTCGTCGCGCAGGCGCTGCGATAGCCCACGGTCGGATCCCACCGGGTCGTTGCCGCCGTGGGGGACCGCGTCGGTCACGTCGTGGAGGTGCACGAAGTACTCCAGCGCGTTGCCGATGCGATCGAGCTGCGGCGCGCGCCACACGGACCATGGCCGTGGACCGGCCCGGAACAGGTCCACCACCCCCTGATAGCCATGGCGCGTCAGGGCCCGCTCCATGCTCCGGGTGGTCAGCCGCTGGGCTGCCGGCCCGGCGGGGCCGGGTAGTCCGGCGATGCCGGGCAACGACAGCGGGTCGTTCTCGCGAACGTACAGATGGGCCGCCAGGTCGGCCGTTGTCCACCCCGTGCACAGGGTCCTGGCGTCCGGTCCCGCCTGGGTCAGGGCGTCGGCGAGCGCCAGCCGGAAGACATGGGCAGCGTCATATCGAGGATGGATTGCCACGTAATCACTGTAGGCGGGTCGGGACGTCCACCGGCCGCCATCTGGCGTGGACATCGGAGGGCTGGCCCGATGGGGAACAATGGAGGCATGTCGACCAACTCCGCCCGATCCACTCGTCTCGACGCGTCCGCCCCGACGCAGGCGGACACGGGGGTGCCGACCCTGGACCCGTCGATAGCGCAACGTCTGAAGCGCAACGAGGCCGGTCTCGTGCCGGCGATCGCCCAGGAGGCGACCAGTGGTCGCGTCCTCATGATGGCGTGGATGAACGACGATGCCCTGGCCCGCACGCTGGCCACCCGCAAGGCCACCTATTGGTCCAGGTCGCGACAGGAGTTGTGGGTGAAGGGTGAGACGAGCGGGCACACCCAGGCCGTCCGCGACGTGTGGCTGGACTGCGACGGCGACACGGTGCTGCTGAGCGTCGACCAGG
The window above is part of the Propionibacterium freudenreichii subsp. freudenreichii genome. Proteins encoded here:
- a CDS encoding glutamine--tRNA ligase/YqeY domain fusion protein, producing MAKPADNIAASDFIADAITKDNEVGTYAQRVQTRFPPEPNGYLHIGHAKAITVDFGTAEEFGGLCNVRLDDTNPVAENPEYVESILADIAWLGYQPHTVVHASDYFEQLYQWAEYLVEQGLAYVDDQDTETISAQRGGFGKPGIESPCRDRTVEENLDLLHRMRAGEFDDGACVLRAKIDMQSDNMVMRDPVMYRIRHATHHQTGNDWPIFPTYDWAHGQSDAIEGVTHSLCTLEFDSHRPLYNWFLEHLPLPGDQPRQIEFARLELTYTVTSKRRLAKLVADGVVSGWDDPRMPTLRGLRRRGYPAAAVRDFCRDIGTTRTNSRHNIEELESFVRRELNKTAQRRMVVTRPLRLVIDNWPTDEHGAPEVDWFDVTNNPENPADGTRRVPFSGELFIERDDFAEVPPPKFFRLSIGREVRLRGAYFVTATSVVTNEAGEVTEVHATYDPATRGGDAPDGRKVKSTMHWVSAAHAVDVKVALYNRLFTTPAPGERTGEPLDDLNPDSVELLTDAKGEGVINEVEPGQVVQFERLGYFCADLDEPRLFHRTVGLRDEWAAQQRRAAKAAKNG
- a CDS encoding TIGR03085 family metal-binding protein; its protein translation is MAIHPRYDAAHVFRLALADALTQAGPDARTLCTGWTTADLAAHLYVRENDPLSLPGIAGLPGPAGPAAQRLTTRSMERALTRHGYQGVVDLFRAGPRPWSVWRAPQLDRIGNALEYFVHLHDVTDAVPHGGNDPVGSDRGLSQRLRDELWHRMPPLATMLLRGSPAGVQLERLDAPHPSRIIARRGLPIVTARGSAPQLALWMFGRHARVELVGDVEPLAAVSTLVASGV
- the hisI gene encoding phosphoribosyl-AMP cyclohydrolase; the encoded protein is MSTNSARSTRLDASAPTQADTGVPTLDPSIAQRLKRNEAGLVPAIAQEATSGRVLMMAWMNDDALARTLATRKATYWSRSRQELWVKGETSGHTQAVRDVWLDCDGDTVLLSVDQVGAACHTGADTCFDAGGPLPLAGESVIAS